A window from Flavobacterium gyeonganense encodes these proteins:
- a CDS encoding regulatory protein RecX, producing MTIKEALQKLEHFCAYQDRCHDEVVTKLYSLKMSPDEIDIIIVKLIEDNFLNETRFACSFARGKHRIKNWGKIRIVNELKTRHISSANINFALKEISAEEYAATFDQLSQRCWESLTERNALKKRKKFCDYLLRRGYESNLVYDKVKELELLS from the coding sequence ATGACCATCAAAGAAGCATTACAAAAACTAGAACATTTTTGTGCCTATCAGGACCGTTGCCATGATGAAGTCGTAACTAAACTATATTCTTTAAAAATGTCTCCGGATGAAATCGACATTATTATTGTCAAACTAATTGAAGATAATTTTTTAAATGAAACACGCTTTGCCTGCAGTTTTGCACGCGGTAAGCACCGTATTAAAAACTGGGGAAAAATTAGAATAGTAAATGAACTTAAAACCAGACACATCTCTTCAGCCAATATTAATTTTGCTTTAAAAGAAATTTCAGCTGAGGAATACGCAGCAACATTTGATCAGCTTTCTCAAAGATGCTGGGAAAGCTTAACAGAACGAAATGCCTTAAAAAAACGAAAGAAATTTTGCGATTATTTACTTCGAAGAGGTTATGAAAGCAATTTAGTTTATGATAAGGTAAAAGAACTTGAACTGCTGAGTTGA
- a CDS encoding T9SS sorting signal type C domain-containing protein produces the protein MKKILLILLFAVFYTSVNAQCSITTTTNASALACGTAPVSACGGILYIGNGTNAMSLNMNADLDLTCLGAIQFIVRNNATLDFSGGNYDLKLASGSSVIFQSGSNINSGGSCSASDRIYIGGAVVANCNGSGSIPSFTDVIANGGINQAGILSGNQYICTYGTTTTTFSSTSSGGTWSSSNTSIASVNSSTGLVTAAGAGTATITYTRSGASATRNVYVANGPSSNAVVSGSTTLCQATIANYTATAVAGASSYTWSYGGSGATITPAANGLSASISFSSTATSGNLKVTTTNACGSAGGGNEVWITINPIITSAPVATSISGNLQCDYAEPRWNTVSNATGYYLDIATDSGFTNFVAGYNNYFVSGNNGSSPAYNLPAGVLYYRVRAYNNCTTTANSNTVSFQTTAPVGGSVSPAQTICAGNSPTSNLTLSGYTTTNTAIVKWQKASDIGFTSNVSDISETTNVLSIAKIGVLTTSTYFRAVVQNQFGSWCMSNSTPVLITVNNSISAASSTPTVCINTALTPITHTVIGFTGIGTVTGLPSGVSPSLSGNTLTISGTPTVSGTFNYTIPLTGGSCGGTRNATGTITVTAVPPTPGTINQPTNKCASTTGNTFSITSVPGATSYTWSVTGTGWAVTAGGTTASATITIGSGVGTVSVTATNACGTSSASTTGNITPNTAPTITAISSPSALCPGGSLNPSVPAVTNNGSAVTASGWEISTTSGGSTYTALSLPYTVAYADNGKNIRYYATNGCGRTNSNVVAIIVNNVPTVASISSPSALCPGGSLNPSAPAVTNNGSAVTASGWEISTTSGGSTYTALSLPYTVAYADNGKNIRYYATNGCGRTNSNVVAIIVNNVPTVASISSPSALCPGGSLNPSAPAVTNNGSAVTASGWEISTTSGGSTYTALSLPYTVAYADNGKNIRYYATNGCGRTDSNVVAITVNPLPGTPTAIAATDATCSSFLANWNAATNVTGYYLDVSTVNNFSSILPDYNGLDIGLVSSYNVTGLTKKTTYFYRLRAYNSCSTSVSSNYIQIKTLDVPTAVISGTTNVCKNAASPIITFSNSENSPITVTYNINGGSNSTISVGANTTATVSVPTGNPGTFVYNLVSAVYQSVTGCLTSLSGSATVTVNPSPTPTFTTAPQVQTCAGEHMTYTTQSGQSNYIWTVSGVLNTDYRLIARGTSTNYDIVIEWLTAGSKTVTVNYNNSNGCNGASAATYATNVTVIDRGRVNGGAHICKGSPLPTLTLRNDAGNAPYPDSSLVLMWQYSDDLNNATWNDIPGTAGQISYTPTAFPGAFRTYQVILKSGICTKTSIESRINIDAFNAPTLGTTTYPTCSVATGSVVLTGLPSGNWTINQTGTTTATYTNTVANTTSYTVVGLPAGTYTFTVKEGNCTSDASAILNMTQVANIWDGTKWSKTGDATLPTAGDKIVFEGNYTVTSDISGCSCTVNSGNVIVNSGRTLTIKNEVTVNGGTLTFENNASLLQDVNTTVNTNVGPIIYKRNSQPMKNFDFTYWSSPVEGQTLYNLSPNTLWDKYQSYSGSGWKIETSTNVMQPGIGYIIRVPKPFAWPDPNAASYVQPVQFIGKPNNGNITSSQHMDKGKYYLIGNPYPSAIHADDFLFSNVNNRNILGGTIYFWTHNTAIKVVNSKLAYVSDDYASYNLTGGVATSAVSDPGYNDNPSLDTGRKPTGYIAAGQSFFTMAEDGSGYVEFNNSMRYGGTNNSQFFKPGKTSKSAAIEKHRLWLNLSNTGGAFKQTLIGYVDGATNGYDTNFDGMTYDGNSYIDFYSVNETSRLTIQGRALPFSDSDVVPLGYRSTIAGDFTIAIDQADGSLSSQRVYLEDKQTGTINELTAKNYTFTTKAGAFNNRFVLRYKNTTLGTGDFETVDDAVWVVAQNKTITVNSTTENIDKVFIYDITGKQLYSKDKVSNLELVLQNQPFAQQVLLVKVVLENGYQTTKKVIFK, from the coding sequence ATGAAGAAAATTTTACTTATTCTGCTTTTTGCTGTCTTTTACACTAGTGTAAATGCACAATGTTCCATCACCACAACAACCAATGCATCTGCTCTTGCTTGTGGCACTGCGCCTGTATCTGCATGCGGTGGGATTTTATATATTGGTAATGGCACAAATGCTATGAGTTTGAACATGAATGCCGATTTAGATCTTACATGTTTAGGGGCGATTCAGTTTATTGTTAGAAATAATGCTACTTTAGATTTTTCAGGAGGTAACTATGATTTAAAATTAGCTTCGGGTTCTTCTGTTATATTTCAAAGTGGCTCAAATATTAATAGTGGTGGTAGTTGTAGTGCTTCTGACAGAATTTATATTGGTGGTGCTGTTGTGGCCAATTGTAACGGCAGTGGAAGTATACCATCTTTTACAGATGTTATTGCAAATGGAGGTATAAATCAGGCAGGTATTTTGTCAGGTAATCAGTATATCTGTACTTATGGTACCACCACCACAACTTTTAGTTCTACATCATCAGGGGGCACGTGGTCTAGCAGCAACACTTCAATTGCTAGTGTAAATTCTTCGACAGGGTTAGTCACAGCTGCTGGAGCGGGTACTGCAACAATAACTTATACCCGATCAGGTGCATCAGCTACCCGAAATGTATATGTCGCTAATGGACCATCTTCCAACGCAGTTGTGTCAGGATCAACAACACTATGTCAAGCTACAATAGCTAACTATACTGCAACCGCAGTTGCCGGTGCATCTTCTTATACATGGTCTTATGGAGGATCTGGCGCAACTATTACTCCAGCTGCTAATGGGCTATCTGCAAGTATCTCTTTTAGTTCGACTGCCACTTCAGGTAATCTTAAAGTTACTACAACAAACGCCTGTGGTAGTGCCGGTGGAGGAAATGAAGTGTGGATTACGATTAATCCAATAATTACGTCTGCTCCTGTCGCAACTTCTATAAGTGGTAACTTACAATGTGATTATGCTGAGCCTAGATGGAATACTGTATCTAATGCAACGGGATATTATTTAGATATCGCTACAGATAGCGGGTTTACAAATTTTGTAGCAGGATACAATAATTACTTTGTTTCAGGAAATAATGGTAGTAGTCCAGCATATAATCTTCCGGCAGGTGTTCTATATTATAGAGTTAGAGCATACAACAACTGTACAACAACAGCAAATTCTAACACTGTAAGTTTTCAAACAACAGCTCCTGTTGGAGGTTCGGTTTCTCCGGCGCAAACTATTTGTGCAGGAAATTCTCCAACATCCAATCTTACATTAAGTGGATATACAACTACAAACACGGCAATAGTAAAATGGCAAAAAGCAAGTGATATAGGATTTACTTCTAATGTATCTGATATTTCTGAAACAACAAATGTTTTGTCTATTGCTAAAATTGGTGTTTTAACTACAAGTACTTATTTTAGAGCTGTTGTACAAAATCAATTTGGTTCCTGGTGTATGTCTAACTCGACACCAGTATTGATAACTGTTAATAATTCTATTTCAGCGGCTTCATCAACTCCAACGGTTTGTATTAATACAGCATTAACCCCAATAACACATACTGTAATTGGCTTTACAGGTATTGGAACTGTGACCGGTTTACCATCTGGAGTATCCCCATCTTTATCAGGCAATACATTGACTATTAGTGGTACTCCTACTGTTTCAGGAACTTTTAATTACACTATTCCATTGACGGGTGGTAGTTGTGGAGGCACAAGGAATGCTACGGGGACTATAACAGTTACAGCAGTACCACCAACACCAGGAACAATTAACCAGCCAACCAATAAATGTGCAAGTACAACAGGAAATACTTTTAGTATAACTTCAGTACCGGGAGCTACATCTTACACTTGGTCTGTAACAGGAACTGGCTGGGCAGTAACAGCTGGAGGTACAACTGCATCTGCAACCATTACAATTGGTTCTGGAGTAGGAACGGTTTCAGTAACGGCAACTAATGCTTGTGGTACCAGTTCTGCTTCAACTACAGGAAATATTACTCCAAATACAGCTCCTACAATAACTGCAATTTCTTCACCATCAGCATTGTGCCCAGGAGGTTCATTGAATCCTTCAGTACCAGCGGTTACGAACAATGGTTCGGCAGTTACGGCTTCAGGTTGGGAGATTTCGACAACTTCAGGCGGCAGCACCTATACCGCTTTATCGCTTCCTTATACAGTAGCTTATGCCGATAATGGCAAGAACATTAGATACTATGCCACTAATGGTTGTGGCAGAACAAATAGTAATGTTGTAGCGATAATAGTAAATAATGTCCCTACAGTTGCATCAATTTCTTCACCATCAGCATTATGCCCAGGAGGTTCATTGAATCCTTCTGCACCCGCGGTTACGAACAATGGTTCGGCAGTTACGGCTTCAGGTTGGGAGATTTCGACAACTTCAGGCGGCAGCACCTATACCGCTTTATCGCTTCCTTATACAGTAGCTTATGCCGATAATGGCAAGAACATTAGATACTATGCCACTAATGGTTGTGGCAGAACAAATAGTAATGTTGTAGCGATAATAGTAAATAATGTCCCTACAGTTGCATCAATTTCTTCACCATCAGCATTATGCCCAGGAGGTTCATTGAATCCTTCTGCACCCGCGGTTACGAACAATGGTTCGGCAGTTACGGCTTCAGGTTGGGAGATTTCGACAACTTCAGGCGGCAGTACCTATACCGCTTTATCGCTTCCTTATACAGTAGCTTATGCCGATAATGGCAAGAACATTAGATACTATGCCACTAATGGTTGTGGCAGGACAGATAGTAATGTTGTAGCGATAACAGTAAATCCTCTTCCGGGTACTCCAACCGCTATTGCTGCAACAGATGCGACTTGTTCTAGTTTTTTAGCAAATTGGAATGCAGCCACTAATGTAACAGGATATTATTTAGATGTATCTACAGTGAATAATTTTTCAAGTATTCTTCCTGATTATAATGGTTTAGATATTGGGCTTGTAAGTTCTTATAATGTTACAGGATTAACCAAAAAAACAACTTATTTTTATCGATTGAGAGCATATAACAGTTGCTCTACAAGTGTAAGTTCTAATTATATTCAAATAAAAACACTGGATGTTCCTACGGCTGTAATAAGTGGGACAACAAATGTGTGTAAAAACGCAGCTTCACCTATTATTACTTTCTCGAATTCTGAGAATAGTCCTATAACAGTTACTTATAATATTAACGGAGGCTCAAATTCAACAATAAGTGTAGGTGCAAATACTACAGCAACAGTTAGTGTTCCAACAGGAAACCCAGGAACATTTGTTTATAATTTGGTTAGTGCTGTTTATCAGTCAGTAACAGGTTGTCTTACTAGTTTGTCTGGTTCTGCAACTGTAACAGTAAACCCAAGTCCAACGCCAACATTCACAACCGCTCCACAGGTGCAAACATGTGCAGGAGAACATATGACTTATACGACCCAGAGTGGACAATCTAATTATATTTGGACTGTCTCAGGAGTTCTGAATACAGATTACAGACTTATTGCAAGAGGTACAAGTACAAATTATGATATTGTGATTGAATGGTTAACTGCGGGTTCTAAAACTGTTACCGTTAATTATAATAATTCCAATGGTTGTAATGGTGCTTCAGCAGCAACTTATGCTACAAATGTAACTGTCATTGACAGAGGAAGGGTAAATGGCGGTGCGCATATTTGTAAAGGAAGCCCTTTGCCAACTTTAACCTTGCGAAATGATGCAGGAAATGCACCTTATCCGGATTCTTCATTGGTTTTAATGTGGCAATACAGTGACGACTTAAATAATGCGACCTGGAATGATATTCCAGGAACTGCAGGCCAAATATCTTATACACCAACAGCATTTCCGGGTGCATTTAGAACGTATCAGGTTATATTGAAAAGCGGTATTTGTACAAAGACTTCTATAGAATCCAGAATTAATATAGACGCCTTTAATGCGCCAACTTTAGGTACAACAACTTATCCAACTTGTTCAGTTGCAACGGGTAGTGTTGTTTTAACTGGTTTGCCATCTGGAAACTGGACAATTAATCAAACAGGAACAACAACCGCTACCTATACCAATACTGTTGCTAACACTACTAGTTATACTGTTGTTGGATTGCCAGCAGGTACTTATACTTTTACAGTTAAAGAAGGAAATTGTACTTCTGATGCTTCTGCAATTTTGAATATGACTCAGGTAGCCAACATTTGGGATGGTACAAAATGGTCAAAAACAGGAGATGCTACATTGCCAACTGCAGGAGATAAAATCGTTTTTGAGGGTAATTACACTGTAACAAGTGATATATCGGGTTGTAGCTGTACAGTAAATTCGGGCAATGTAATTGTAAATTCAGGAAGAACATTAACTATTAAAAATGAGGTAACAGTTAACGGAGGTACTTTGACATTTGAAAACAATGCCAGCTTGTTACAAGATGTTAATACGACTGTAAATACTAATGTTGGTCCTATCATCTACAAGCGAAATTCCCAGCCGATGAAGAATTTCGATTTTACGTATTGGTCATCGCCTGTAGAAGGTCAGACGTTATACAATTTATCGCCTAATACGCTTTGGGACAAATACCAGTCTTATAGTGGAAGTGGCTGGAAAATCGAGACATCAACCAATGTTATGCAGCCAGGAATCGGTTATATCATCAGGGTGCCAAAGCCTTTTGCGTGGCCGGATCCTAATGCAGCCAGCTATGTACAGCCAGTGCAGTTTATAGGCAAGCCAAACAACGGGAACATCACCAGCAGCCAGCATATGGATAAAGGGAAATACTACCTGATCGGGAATCCTTATCCATCGGCCATACATGCAGATGATTTCTTGTTCAGCAATGTAAACAATAGAAATATTTTAGGGGGGACCATCTATTTCTGGACCCACAATACCGCTATTAAGGTTGTCAATTCTAAGCTTGCTTATGTTTCAGATGACTATGCTAGCTACAACCTGACAGGAGGAGTTGCTACTTCAGCTGTAAGTGATCCAGGGTATAATGATAACCCTTCATTGGATACAGGCAGAAAACCGACCGGCTATATAGCAGCAGGGCAATCATTTTTTACGATGGCTGAAGATGGTTCAGGCTATGTGGAGTTCAATAACTCGATGCGTTATGGAGGCACGAATAATTCCCAATTTTTCAAACCGGGCAAAACATCTAAATCCGCAGCGATTGAGAAACACCGCCTTTGGCTTAATCTGAGCAATACGGGAGGTGCATTCAAACAAACGCTGATTGGATATGTTGACGGTGCGACAAATGGTTATGATACAAATTTTGACGGAATGACTTATGACGGCAACAGTTATATTGATTTTTACAGTGTCAATGAAACTTCCAGGCTGACGATCCAGGGACGTGCCTTGCCATTCAGTGATTCAGATGTTGTTCCTTTGGGCTATCGTTCGACAATAGCGGGAGATTTTACCATTGCAATCGATCAGGCAGATGGCAGCCTTTCAAGCCAGAGAGTTTACCTTGAAGACAAGCAGACCGGAACAATAAACGAATTGACGGCGAAAAACTATACTTTTACGACCAAGGCAGGTGCATTCAACAATCGATTTGTACTGCGTTACAAGAACACAACATTAGGAACGGGAGATTTTGAAACGGTTGATGATGCTGTTTGGGTTGTTGCCCAAAACAAAACCATTACAGTAAATTCGACAACAGAAAATATTGACAAGGTATTTATTTATGATATTACGGGCAAGCAATTGTATAGTAAAGATAAGGTAAGCAATCTTGAATTGGTTCTTCAGAACCAGCCCTTTGCGCAACAGGTTTTACTGGTAAAAGTAGTGCTGGAGAATGGCTACCAGACGACTAAAAAAGTGATCTTTAAATAA
- a CDS encoding aldo/keto reductase, protein MKYTILPNTAISVSKICLGTMTFGEQNTEIEGHQQMDYAFENGVNFFDTAEMYSVPAREETYGSTEKIVGSWFKNTGNRDKIILASKIAGPNPNFGYMREKLDFSPASVKYALENSLKRLQTDYIDLYQLHWPERKTNCFGQRGFKVQDEAWEDNFREVLETFDVLIKEGKIKHIGVSNENAWGMMRFLEESKYQNLPRIKTIQNPYNLLNRLFEVGSAEVSVHENVGLLAYSPLAFGVLSGKFLTGESHPNARINLFPQYKRYNSEESTRATRLYQEIAHKHGLTLTELALAFVLQQPFLTSAIIGATTLNQLKENIATVDVTLSKEILAEIEEVQAIIPDPAP, encoded by the coding sequence ATGAAATACACTATTCTCCCTAATACAGCTATATCAGTAAGCAAAATCTGCCTGGGTACAATGACCTTTGGGGAACAAAACACAGAAATTGAAGGACATCAGCAAATGGATTATGCATTTGAAAATGGTGTCAATTTTTTTGATACAGCCGAAATGTATTCGGTCCCGGCACGTGAAGAAACTTATGGAAGTACCGAGAAAATAGTGGGTAGCTGGTTCAAAAATACCGGTAACCGTGATAAAATAATCCTGGCCTCAAAAATCGCAGGACCAAATCCAAATTTTGGCTACATGCGTGAGAAATTGGATTTCTCTCCGGCAAGTGTCAAGTATGCTTTGGAAAACAGCTTAAAACGCCTGCAGACAGATTATATAGACTTATATCAACTGCATTGGCCGGAACGCAAAACTAATTGTTTTGGTCAACGGGGATTTAAAGTTCAGGATGAAGCCTGGGAAGATAATTTCAGGGAAGTTCTGGAAACTTTTGATGTTTTGATTAAAGAAGGTAAAATAAAACATATTGGTGTTTCAAACGAAAATGCCTGGGGAATGATGCGTTTTCTGGAGGAAAGCAAATACCAAAACTTACCAAGAATCAAAACGATTCAAAATCCATATAATTTATTAAACCGTCTTTTCGAAGTCGGTTCTGCCGAAGTTTCTGTGCATGAAAATGTTGGATTGTTAGCCTATTCGCCATTAGCTTTTGGCGTTTTATCGGGTAAGTTTTTAACAGGAGAATCGCACCCAAATGCCAGAATCAATCTTTTTCCGCAATACAAACGTTACAACAGCGAAGAAAGCACTCGGGCAACTCGTTTATATCAGGAAATAGCTCATAAACACGGATTGACTTTGACTGAACTGGCTTTAGCTTTTGTATTACAGCAACCTTTTTTAACAAGTGCAATTATTGGTGCTACAACATTAAATCAGTTAAAAGAAAATATTGCAACTGTTGATGTAACCCTTTCAAAAGAGATTTTAGCTGAGATTGAAGAAGTTCAGGCTATTATTCCGGATCCTGCTCCTTAA
- a CDS encoding murein L,D-transpeptidase catalytic domain-containing protein has protein sequence MRKNILILLLIGIFGAGFACRNDKEKDLKTINVKPVYSYEENLKKEAAVVKRFLGESLKYNSDVAFFLDMKIESGKNRFFIYDLKHDKLLDKGLVGHGSGSETGIVGKLKFSNVKNSNCSSIGKYAIGGSYTGKFGKSYKLYGLEKTNSNAFDRNIVLHKYYDVPFEEQPYPICNSLGCPMVNEKFFGVIEKLIDNSKKENHFGYVLLNEP, from the coding sequence ATGAGAAAGAATATTTTAATCTTGCTTTTAATTGGAATTTTTGGCGCGGGTTTTGCATGCAGAAATGACAAGGAGAAGGATTTGAAAACTATAAATGTAAAACCGGTTTATTCTTATGAAGAGAATCTAAAAAAGGAGGCAGCTGTTGTAAAGAGATTTTTGGGGGAATCTCTGAAATATAATTCAGATGTCGCTTTCTTTTTAGACATGAAGATAGAATCAGGAAAAAACCGGTTTTTTATTTACGATTTAAAACATGATAAATTACTCGATAAAGGGCTGGTAGGACATGGTTCAGGATCAGAAACGGGTATTGTTGGTAAACTAAAGTTTAGCAACGTAAAAAATTCCAATTGCAGTTCTATAGGAAAATATGCAATTGGCGGTTCTTACACCGGAAAATTTGGTAAATCGTATAAATTATATGGTTTAGAAAAAACAAACAGTAATGCTTTTGACCGAAATATAGTCCTTCATAAATATTACGATGTCCCTTTTGAAGAACAGCCTTATCCTATCTGCAACAGTCTTGGCTGCCCAATGGTAAATGAAAAGTTTTTTGGAGTTATCGAAAAGCTCATTGATAATTCAAAAAAAGAAAATCATTTTGGTTATGTATTATTAAATGAACCCTAA
- a CDS encoding vWA domain-containing protein: MKSNFFISAILATVISFVSCNSSNVNPKKHIRIERPAATENAKIQVALLLDTSSSMDGLIDQAKSRLWNIVNTLTTLKYEGKTPDIEIALYEYGNDGLSKQSNYIRQVTPLSTDLDLISEKLFALRTNGGNEYCGAVIQDATKQLKWAREKSNMKLIYIAGNEDFNQGGINYKEAISDALKNDIYVNTIFCGNKTEGINILWKDGADYGKGKYFNIDSNQAVQYIATPYDDEISKCDEKINKTYINYGSKGYERKMNQNMQDQNAKKVSASNYTERAVSKSKAIYKNESWDLVDKVKDDATAISKIRKEELPVELQNKSAEEIKTFVAQKSKERETIQKEITVLAKKRQEYIDAESKKSKKQDDLGNAINTSILGFAQVKGYKVEK; encoded by the coding sequence ATGAAATCGAACTTTTTTATCTCAGCAATTTTGGCAACTGTAATCAGTTTTGTAAGCTGCAATTCATCCAATGTAAATCCAAAAAAACATATTAGAATTGAAAGACCCGCTGCAACAGAAAATGCAAAAATACAAGTTGCTCTTTTATTGGATACTTCCAGCAGTATGGACGGATTAATCGATCAGGCGAAATCAAGGCTTTGGAACATCGTTAATACATTAACAACATTAAAATACGAAGGGAAAACGCCGGATATCGAAATTGCTTTGTATGAATATGGAAATGACGGATTATCGAAGCAATCCAATTACATCCGACAAGTAACACCGCTTTCGACAGATTTGGATTTGATTTCTGAAAAGCTGTTTGCTTTAAGAACCAATGGCGGTAATGAATATTGCGGAGCAGTAATACAGGATGCCACCAAACAATTAAAGTGGGCGAGAGAAAAGAGTAATATGAAACTCATTTATATTGCCGGAAATGAAGATTTTAATCAGGGCGGGATCAATTATAAGGAAGCGATTAGTGACGCTTTGAAGAATGATATTTACGTTAACACTATTTTTTGCGGCAATAAAACCGAAGGTATAAATATTCTCTGGAAAGATGGTGCCGATTACGGAAAAGGGAAATATTTTAATATTGATTCAAATCAGGCTGTACAATATATCGCTACTCCGTATGATGATGAAATTTCAAAATGTGATGAAAAAATAAACAAAACCTATATCAATTACGGTTCAAAAGGATATGAGAGAAAAATGAATCAAAATATGCAGGACCAAAACGCAAAAAAAGTTTCGGCATCCAATTATACAGAACGCGCTGTGAGTAAATCAAAAGCCATTTATAAAAACGAAAGCTGGGATCTGGTTGACAAAGTAAAAGATGATGCAACGGCTATTTCGAAAATCAGGAAAGAAGAATTACCTGTTGAGCTTCAAAACAAATCGGCAGAAGAGATAAAAACTTTTGTGGCTCAAAAATCAAAGGAAAGAGAAACTATCCAAAAAGAAATTACGGTCTTAGCCAAAAAGCGTCAGGAATATATTGATGCCGAGTCTAAGAAAAGTAAAAAGCAAGATGATTTAGGTAATGCTATTAATACTTCAATACTGGGTTTTGCACAAGTGAAAGGTTATAAGGTTGAAAAATAG